The following is a genomic window from Parabacteroides johnsonii DSM 18315.
TGGCTCATTTTATCCCGTTTGGCACGGACCATCCAGAGGGTTTCGTCGTGCCAGGCTTCCTGCTTGCGGTTCCCGATGAAGCGGGCAGCCGCTTTTGAATGTTTCGTGCTCATAATCCGGAGGCTAATATTTCAACAATATGAATCGTTTTAATCGGAAGGTTGTCACGCTTGATCACGCCTTCCATATGCATCAGGCAAGAACTATCGGCACCGGTGATGTACTCGGCTCCCGTGCTCATGTGGTCCTTCACCTTATCTTGTCCCATGCAAACGGACACTTCGGGCTCTTCAATCGCAAACATGCCACCGAAGCCGCAGCACTCGTCGACACGTTTCGGTTCGAATATCTCGATGCCTTTCACCAAAGAAAGGAGATCGCGTAACTTGGAAAAATACGGGATATTCCGTTCGCTCGGAGAAGAAAGATGCAACTCGCGCACACCGTGACAGCTATTGTGGATGCTCACCTTGTGGGGAAACTCGGCTTTCAGTTCTTTGACCTTCACAATATCGTGCAGAAACTCGCAGATATCATAAATCTTCTTGCTATTCATACACACATGCCCTGCCTTTTCCAGAATACCGGGATGATTCTCTTTCACGAAAGCGACGCAACTGGCGGAAGGACCAACCACATAATCGTATGAACGGAACAACTCTTCCATCCGCAGCGCCAACCCTGCCGATTCATGCTCGAACCCGGCATTAGCCATCGGCTGACCGCAACAAGTCTGGTCTAACGGATAATCCACATCCAACCCAAGACTTTTCAATAATTTATAGGAAGCAACACCAACTTCCGGATACACCGCATTGATATAACAAGGAATAAATAGTCCTATCTTCATATTGGTTTATTTTAATTACCACAAATGTAATAATTATTTCTATTACTTTCGGCTTGATCCAAAAGTAACGGATCATTTATACTCTTGCCAACTCCGTATCTGAATATCATCTATGCCCAAGGTACAGAAAGCTTCAATAAAGGCGCTTGCCAGACGGGCATTCGTGATGAGCGGAACGTTCAAGTCGATAGCGGCACGGCGGATCTTGTAGCCATTGTCCAATTCTCCGGCGGAAAGATCGCGCGGAATATTCACAACCATGTCGATTTTCCTTTCGTGGAGCATAGTGAGTGCTTGCGGTTCTTTGCCCTCCTCGCTCGGCCAGTAAACCTGCGTGCTGGAGATACCATTCTCTTCAAGGAAACGATACGTCCCGCCTGTGGCAAAGAGATTATAGCCTTTTGCAACCAGCATCTTGGCGGCATCCAGCATAGCCACTTTCTGTTTCGGTGTCCCCGTCGAGAGCAAAATATTCTTTTCAGGAATGCGGAGACCGACAGAGAGCATACTCTTCAGGATTGTCTCGGAAACATCGTCACCGATACAGCCGACCTCACCCGTCGAAGCCATATCAACTCCCAGGACGGGATCGGCTTTCTGCAAGCGGTTAAAAGAGAACTGGGAAGCTTTGATACCTACATAATCCAGGTCAAACTCGTTTTTATTCGGTTTCTCGACAGGCAAGCCCAACATGATACGGGTAGCCAGTTCGATAAAGTTAATCTTCAATACTTTACTAACGAAGGGGAAAGAACGGCTCGCGCGAAGGTTACATTCGATCACCTTGATCTCGTTGCCTTTCGCCAGGAACTGGATATTGAACGGGCCGGAGATATTCAGTTCCTTCGCGATCTGCTTACTGATACGCTTGATCCGACGGACCGTTTCGACATACAGCTTTTGTGCGGGAAACTGGATAGTCGCATCGCCGGAATGCACACCAGCAAACTCGATATGTTCGGAGATCGCATACATGACGATCTCACCCTTATCGGCCACCGCATCCATTTCCACCTCCTTGGCATGTTCAATGAACTGGCTGACAACGACCGGATGCTTCTTCGAAACGTTGGCCGCCAGCTGCAGGAAGCGTTCGAGTTCCTCTTGGTTAGAGCAGACATTCATGGCGGCACCGCTCAACACATAACTCGGACGAACCAAGACCGGAAAACCCACCTCGGCCACAAACTCGTTGATATCCTCCATCGACGAAAGTTCTTTCCAGCGCGGTTGATCCACTCCGATACGGTCCAGCATGGCGGAGAACTTCTCGCGGTCCTCGGCATTGTCGATGCTCTTGGCGGATGTCCCTAAGATATTGACATGCTGCTCGTCGAGGCGCATCGCCAAGTTATTCGGGATCTGGCCGCCTGTCGAGACAATCACGCCGTGCGGATTTTCCAGTTCGAGGATATCCATCACACGCTCGAAGGTCAGTTCGTCGAAGTAAAGGCGGTCGCACATATCATAGTCGGTCGAAACCGTTTCGGGGTTGTAGTTGATCATCACCGAACGCCAGCCCTCCTTACGGATCGTTTCCAACGCCTGCACGCCGCACCAGTCGAACTCGACCGAGCTGCCGATCCGGTAAGCGCCGGAACCCAGCACGACGATGGAGCGATGGTCGCCCAGATACTGCACATCGTTTTCCGTACCACTATAGGTCAGATACAGATAGTTCGTCTGCGCCGGATATTCGGCGGCCAACGTATCGATCTGCTTCACGACCGGGACGATACCGTGCTCCTTACGGAACTGGCGTACCTGCATCATGCCTTTTTCTATATCCCCTTCAAGGCCGAGGGCACGGGCGATCTGGAAATCGGAGAAGCCCTGCACTTTCGCCTTGCGAACGAGTTCCGGGTTCAAACGCCAACGCTTGATGCCTTTCATATCGAAGGCGCGCAGTTCCTTATCGGTCTGCATGATTCCGTAAAGTTTTTGCAGGAACCACTTGTCGATCTTCGTCAATTCATGTATCTGGTCGACGGTATATCCGGCACGGAATGCTTTCGAGATAACAAAGATGCGGGTATCGGTCGGTTCATGGAGCGCCTTGTCGATGTCGGCGATCACCAGCTCCTTGTTTTCCACGAAGCCGTGCATGCTCTGTCCGATCATACGCAGACCCTTCTGAATCGCCTCTTCGAAGGTACGACCAATCGCCATCACCTCGCCCACCGATTTCATGCTCGACCCCAATTCGCGTGCCACACCGTGGAACTTGCCCAAGTCCCAACGCGGGATCTTGCAGACCACATAATCGAGAGCCGGTTCGAAGAAAGCGCTTGTCGTCTTCGTCACTGAATTTTTCAAATCGAAAAGGCCATACCCTAATCCCAACTTGGCAGCGACGAACGCCAATGGATAGCCGGTTGCCTTGGAGGCCAGCGCAGATGAACGAGAGAGACGGGCGTTCACTTCGATCACACGATAATCTTCGCTCTCAGGATCGAAAGCATATTGCACGTTGCATTCCCCCACGATACCGATATGACGGATGATCCGGATAGCCAGTTCGCGAAGTTTATGATACTCGCTGTTGGTCAGTGTTTGTGACGGAGCAATGACAATACTTTCGCCGGTATGGATGCCCAACGGATCGAAGTTCTCCATATTACAGACCGTGATGCAGTTGTCGAAACGATCCCGCACCACTTCATATTCCACTTCTTTCCACCCCTTCAAGCTCTTTTCCACCAACACCTGGGGAGAGAAAGAGAAGGCTTTTTCGACCAACACGTCCAGTTCTTCCTCATTGTCGCAGAAGCCGGAACCGAGGCCGCCCAATGCATAAGCAGCGCGGACAATCACCGGATAGCCCAACCCGGCAGCAGCCCGGCGGGCATCTTCGGCATTCTCCACCGCTTCGCTCTTGATCGTCTTCACACCGATCTCATCGAGTTTACGGACAAAGAGTTCACGGTCTTCCGTATCCATGATCGCTTGTACCGGAGTACCGAGCACACGGACGTTATATTTTTCCAGCACTCCACTCTGGTAAAGCGCCACACCGCAGTTCAATGCCGTCTGGCCGCCAAAAGCGAGCAGGATACCATCCGGACGTTCCTTAGCAATCACCTTTTCGACGAAAAAGGGAGTGACAGGCAGGAAATAAACAGTATCTGCCACTCCTTCCGAAGTCTGTACCGTGGCGATATTCGGATTGATAAGCACTGTCTGGATTCCCTCCTCCTTAATAGCTTTTAAAGCCTGGCTGCCTGAATAGTCGAATTCTCCCGCTTCGCCGATCTTTAGGGCGCCGGAACCGAGTACCAGGACTTTCTTTATATCTTCTTTCATTTTCGGACTCTTTTATTCGTTAACATTTTTAGATCTGTCGTCCCAATTCCTAAAGCAAATCGACAAACTTATCGAAGATAAACTCCGTATCGGTCGGTCCGCTACATGCTTCGGGATGGAACTGGGAAGAGAAGAAAGGCTTCGTCTTATGCCGGATTCCTTCGTTTGTCCCGTCGTTCATATTGATAAAGAGCGGTTCCCAGTCAGCACCCAACGTGTCATTGTCCACTGCGTAGCCGTGATTCTGGGAAGTGATGAAACACTTCTCCGTCCCCACCATACGCACCGGCTGGTTATGGCTGCGGTGGCCGTACTTCAGTTTATAGATCGAAGCACCACCAGCTTTGGCAAGCAACTGGTTTCCCATACAGATGCCACAGATCGGTTTGTCGCCACCGAGTGCCTTACGGATATTTTGGACAGCCGCATCGCAAGTGTCCGGATCGCCGGGACCGTTCGATAGGAAAAGCCCGTCATACTCCAGTTGGTTGAAATCATAGTTCCAGGGGACACGTATCACCGCCACATTCCGCTTCAGGAGGCTGCGGATGATATTAGCCTTCACACCACAATCGAGAAGCACTACACGCTTTAAGAGTTGAAAGTTGAAATTTGAAATTTGAAATTTGTCGGTATCTACGGGAAACGACATTTCCGTTCCGTCAGGCAGGTAGACAATGATCTCTTTACAGGAAACGCGGTCCACATAGTTGATGCTCCCGTAGTCCGGCATTTCCCCTTCACTTTCACCTTTTACCTTTCCACTTTCACCTTCGTTATCGGCGGTGCCGATAACGATACGTCCCATCATTACGCCATGCTCCCGGATCTTCTTCGTCAGTGCACGGGTGTCGATACCGGTGATTCCGGGGATCATCTCACGCTTCAGCCAGTCGCTAAGGCTCTCCACAGCATTCCAGTGGCTATACTCTTCGCTATAGTCACTCACGATAATCGCCTCTGCATGGATTTTCTCACTCTCCATAAAGGTAGGCAAGCCGTTCTCTTCGATCGAGAAAGGAGGCACCCCGTAGTTTCCGACCAACGGATAGGTCAGAACCATTAGCTGCCCGGCATACGAAGGGTCGGTAAGGCTTTCGGGATAACCGGTCATAGCGGTATTGAACACCACCTCGCCAGCCACCGCCTTGTCAAAACCAAAAGAGAAGCCACGAAACATGCTTCCGTCGTCTAAGACCAATGTTGCTGTTTTTCTTGTCATTCTTATCTATTTTTCAATTTTCAATTTTTCATATTCCATTTCCACATAGTGGATAAGCGCCTCGTTCACCATTCGCGCACCGCCCGGTGTCGGATAATCACCGGAGAAGTACCAGTCGCCCGGATGATCGGGACAGGCGGCATGCAACCCCTCGAGTGTCTGATAGACGATCTCCACCTTTGCACGTGTTCCAACGGGAGTAAGCAGTTCCACCATCTTAGCCGAGATTTCCTCATCGGTAAAAGGTGCATAAATCTCCTTTACATAATTCACAGTCGTATCACACGGCACGGTCTGTTGCCTCCTGGCTTTCTTGTAGGCATCGAGCAGGACGGATTCCATCCCCCTGTCTACCAGGAGCGCCACGGCGGCCTTGAACGCGATAAACTCGCTCATGCGGGACATATCGATACCATAATAATCCGGATAACGTACCTGCGGAGAAGAGCTGACCACCACAATCTTCTTCGGGTTCAGGCGATCCAGGATACCGATGATACTCTGCCGGAGTGTCGTACCACGCACGATACTGTCGTCGATCACGACCAGATTGTCCTCAAAAGGCACGATACTTCCATACGTGATGTCGTATACATGGGCAGCCAAGTCGTTACGGCTGTTGCCCTCAGCAATAAAGGTACGCAGTTTGATATCCTTGATCGCTACTTTTTCACACCTGACACGCATGGACAGGATTTGTTCCAGTTCTTCCTCCTGAAGCAGGTGACTGCGATCGGCGATCCATTCCTTTTTCTTCTTGTTCAGATATTCGTTCATGCCCTCCTGCAACCCGAAATAGGCGACCTCCGCTGTATTCGGGATAAAGGAGAAGACCGTATGATTCAGGTCATTGTCTACAGCCTTCAGGACAGCAGGTACCAGATTTTCACCCAACCGTTTCCGTTCGCGGTAAATATCCCGGTCGCTTCCGCGTGAGAAATAAATGCGTTCGAACGAGCAAGCCTTATTTTCCTTCGGCTCCATGATCTGCGACGTATGCCAGTCACCTTGCTTGTTGATGATCAGCGCCTCTCCTCTTTTCAGTTCATGTATATCACCGACAGGCACGTTCATGGCCGTCTGAATCACCGGGCGTTCGCTTGCCAGGATCACGATCTCGTCGTCGGCATAATAGAATGCCGGACGGATGCCCCAGGGATCACGCACGCTGAAAGACTCACCGCTCCCCGTCAGCCCACAGATCACAAAACCACCGTCCCACAACGGGACACAACGTTTCAAGACATTCGACAGGTCGACATTCGCCTCGATCGCATGGGTGATCTCCATTCCCTTCAGCCCTTCGGCTTCATATTTACGGTACAGGCGTTCGACCTCACGGTCCAGACGGTGCCCTACCTGTTCCAGCATGATGAAGGTGTCGGCATAGGCACGCGGATGCTGGCCGATAGCTGTTATCTCTTCAAAAATATCCTGTACGTTAGTAAGATTGAAATTACCGCAAAGAGCGAGGTTCTTGGCTCTCCAGTTGTTACGGCGTAAAAAAGGATGGACATAGGAAATACCGGACTTACCGGTTGTACTGTAACGCAGGTGCCCCATATAAAGCTCTCCTGCAAAAGGAAGGTTTGTTTTAGCAAAAAGCGGATCGTTCAGTTTTCTGGGCGGCAAATCTTTGTAATGCTCATGAACGGCTGCGAATATCTCGGTAATAGCTCCTGTGCCTAACGCTCTTTCCCGAAACATATATTCTTCACCGGGGCTGGCTTCCAACTTGACGCATGCTAAACCGGCTCCTTCCTGACCGCGGTTATGCTGCTTTTCCATCAACAAATAGAGCTTATTGAGCCCATACATCCAGGTTCCATACTTCTGATGATAATATTCCAAAGGCTTTAGTAACCGGACCATGGCGACTCCACACTCGTGTTTAAGTACTTCCATTTGGTTCTATCTTGTTTATTTCGACTGCAAAGATACTTACATTATATTACATAATGTTCATACAAACGAAATTTATTTGACATATTAATAGAAATAATTATTTTATCTACCATTTAGTTAAATTATTTTATAAAATAATATTCTTTCGACAAATCTATCAAATAAAAAGGAAAAGCCCTTTCGCCATATACGGATCGTAAGAGAGCAAAGGGCTTTTCCTTTATAATCATTATCGGAGTGGTTTTGTTCCGGAGAATCCGACCTTTATTTCAAGCAGGACAACCACAACCCTTTTCGACCTTCACCAACACGACTTCCGGTAAAAGCACTCTTATCTCCTCTTCTTTTATCTTCAGGGCAAAAGAATCTTTTTTTCAATCCTCTTTCCCATATTGTCATTTTGATAAGTCAATAAGGGTATTTGCTTTCAAATAGAATGTTAAAAAATATTACCCTTGCGGGTAATTTCCAAAAGATGCCCTATTAATTCAAAATAGATGGGATAGAGCTATCATTTTGATAATAATCTTTTGCCGGAAACAGGAGAAACTAAGAAATCTCACATTTTCATGTCCCCTGTGACAAAAAATCTTTATATTTGTCTAACGTTAAAATTCAAATTATGAGAATTTACAACTTTATTATCGCCCTCATTATCTGTTTTTGTGTTTCCCTTCAGGCACAAAACAATGCGGACAATTTTAAGCAACAGGCACAAAGTAGCTTTGAGAACAAAGACTATACGAAAGCCCGCTATCTTTATATCCAGGCATATAAGGATTACGCAAATGAAGGAAAAATAACGCAAGCAATCGAATGCGGTACACAGGCGGCCTCCCTCTATTACCGCGAGAACTACTATCAGGAAGCGTTCGACCTCTGCCGGCAAATGAGCCAGATAGTGGCGAATCAGGAACAAACAGAGCAAAAGAAACTGTACGGCCTGCGTTTTATGATAACAAAAGAGCGCCTGCAAATGTATATCAAGCTGAGGAACGCCGCACAGGCACAGCTCCAGCTTAACACACTGGACAACCTGGCCGAAGAATCAGGCAATCCCGAACTTACCGAAGAACTGTTGTACACACAAACCGATTATTTCTATATCTTCGGACAGAAAAAAGAAGGAGATGCAGCATTCAACAAGCTCATCAGCCAATACCGGAAAAAAAAGGAATACGGCAAAGTCAGCGAATGCTATCAAAACCTGATCGCGATTGCTCGCAAAGCCAATAATACCTCGTTGATGGAGCAAACCTACGAGAAATATATGGTATGGACCGATTCCGTAAAGATGCTTACCGCAGAAGACAAATTGGATGCCTTGCAACAAAAATACGATAGCAGCCTGCAAACGATACAGGAAAAAGAAGACCGGCTATCAGCCAAGCAGTATATCATCGCCGGGCTCTGCACGTTGGCCGCCATTTTAATTGCCGCATTGGCGTTCCTGGCATTCCTGGTCATGCGTTTCATCCTCCTGAACCGGAAGCTGAAGAAGATCATCCAGACCATCACCGAGCACAGCGAACAACAGACCGGGTTCATCCAAAGCATATCGGCGCAGATGGAACCGACACTGGACGAAATGAGCAAATCGGTAGCCGGATTGCAAACCGCGGCCCCCGGACAGGCGAAAGCCATACAAGCCCGTGTCGATGCCCTGAAACAGTTCGGAGACCATATACAAGAACTTTCTTTGTTGGAAAACTCCTTGCTGGAAACCTACGAAGCACAATCTTTTAATGTCAGCTCTTTCTGCGAGAAAGTGATGGAACAGGTAAAAGAGGATGTCCGTCCGGGCGTTGAAGTCACTACTGATATCCCGAAGATCGAAATCAAGACAAATGCCGAACAGCTACAACGCATCTTGCTGCACCTGCTGAAAAATGCGGCGATCTACACGACATCAGGCAAAATCAAGTTGGAATTCAAAAAGAAAGGGGCCCATCTCTGTCAGTTTATCGTAACCGACAACGGTCCGGGTATCCCCGCCGAAAAGCAGGTGGCGATCTTCAAACCTTTTACCGAAATCAAGGACCTGGCCGATGGAGACGGACTGGGATTACCCATCTGCTCCCTGATTGCTTCGAAGATGAACGGCACACTGTCCATAGACCCCGAATACAAAAAAGGCAGCCGCTTTATTCTGGTATTGCAGGTGTAACCTGACACATACATTGCCTGCCGCAGACGAGTGCGCATCCCTGTATCGTCTGCGGCAGGTCGCATCCGGTAAATTTCATTCCATCCTCTCCTTTATTATCCTCCAAGAATACGTATCGAAAGAATACGATATACTTTCTATTTGAAAGAATTAAACAATATTTTCATTACAAATTATCACACAAATCAGCAAAACACTTTCAAATAAAAACAAACCAATCTATAGAATAAAAAAGCCTCTCCTCATCCGCGCTCAATATTATTACATTTTGAAACAAATAGCATATATTTGTCAAGCAATTTGATAAACAAATCAAATAT
Proteins encoded in this region:
- a CDS encoding (Fe-S)-binding protein, with the translated sequence MKIGLFIPCYINAVYPEVGVASYKLLKSLGLDVDYPLDQTCCGQPMANAGFEHESAGLALRMEELFRSYDYVVGPSASCVAFVKENHPGILEKAGHVCMNSKKIYDICEFLHDIVKVKELKAEFPHKVSIHNSCHGVRELHLSSPSERNIPYFSKLRDLLSLVKGIEIFEPKRVDECCGFGGMFAIEEPEVSVCMGQDKVKDHMSTGAEYITGADSSCLMHMEGVIKRDNLPIKTIHIVEILASGL
- the carB gene encoding carbamoyl-phosphate synthase (glutamine-hydrolyzing) large subunit, translating into MKEDIKKVLVLGSGALKIGEAGEFDYSGSQALKAIKEEGIQTVLINPNIATVQTSEGVADTVYFLPVTPFFVEKVIAKERPDGILLAFGGQTALNCGVALYQSGVLEKYNVRVLGTPVQAIMDTEDRELFVRKLDEIGVKTIKSEAVENAEDARRAAAGLGYPVIVRAAYALGGLGSGFCDNEEELDVLVEKAFSFSPQVLVEKSLKGWKEVEYEVVRDRFDNCITVCNMENFDPLGIHTGESIVIAPSQTLTNSEYHKLRELAIRIIRHIGIVGECNVQYAFDPESEDYRVIEVNARLSRSSALASKATGYPLAFVAAKLGLGYGLFDLKNSVTKTTSAFFEPALDYVVCKIPRWDLGKFHGVARELGSSMKSVGEVMAIGRTFEEAIQKGLRMIGQSMHGFVENKELVIADIDKALHEPTDTRIFVISKAFRAGYTVDQIHELTKIDKWFLQKLYGIMQTDKELRAFDMKGIKRWRLNPELVRKAKVQGFSDFQIARALGLEGDIEKGMMQVRQFRKEHGIVPVVKQIDTLAAEYPAQTNYLYLTYSGTENDVQYLGDHRSIVVLGSGAYRIGSSVEFDWCGVQALETIRKEGWRSVMINYNPETVSTDYDMCDRLYFDELTFERVMDILELENPHGVIVSTGGQIPNNLAMRLDEQHVNILGTSAKSIDNAEDREKFSAMLDRIGVDQPRWKELSSMEDINEFVAEVGFPVLVRPSYVLSGAAMNVCSNQEELERFLQLAANVSKKHPVVVSQFIEHAKEVEMDAVADKGEIVMYAISEHIEFAGVHSGDATIQFPAQKLYVETVRRIKRISKQIAKELNISGPFNIQFLAKGNEIKVIECNLRASRSFPFVSKVLKINFIELATRIMLGLPVEKPNKNEFDLDYVGIKASQFSFNRLQKADPVLGVDMASTGEVGCIGDDVSETILKSMLSVGLRIPEKNILLSTGTPKQKVAMLDAAKMLVAKGYNLFATGGTYRFLEENGISSTQVYWPSEEGKEPQALTMLHERKIDMVVNIPRDLSAGELDNGYKIRRAAIDLNVPLITNARLASAFIEAFCTLGIDDIQIRSWQEYK
- the carA gene encoding glutamine-hydrolyzing carbamoyl-phosphate synthase small subunit, giving the protein MTRKTATLVLDDGSMFRGFSFGFDKAVAGEVVFNTAMTGYPESLTDPSYAGQLMVLTYPLVGNYGVPPFSIEENGLPTFMESEKIHAEAIIVSDYSEEYSHWNAVESLSDWLKREMIPGITGIDTRALTKKIREHGVMMGRIVIGTADNEGESGKVKGESEGEMPDYGSINYVDRVSCKEIIVYLPDGTEMSFPVDTDKFQISNFNFQLLKRVVLLDCGVKANIIRSLLKRNVAVIRVPWNYDFNQLEYDGLFLSNGPGDPDTCDAAVQNIRKALGGDKPICGICMGNQLLAKAGGASIYKLKYGHRSHNQPVRMVGTEKCFITSQNHGYAVDNDTLGADWEPLFINMNDGTNEGIRHKTKPFFSSQFHPEACSGPTDTEFIFDKFVDLL
- a CDS encoding amidophosphoribosyltransferase, translating into MEVLKHECGVAMVRLLKPLEYYHQKYGTWMYGLNKLYLLMEKQHNRGQEGAGLACVKLEASPGEEYMFRERALGTGAITEIFAAVHEHYKDLPPRKLNDPLFAKTNLPFAGELYMGHLRYSTTGKSGISYVHPFLRRNNWRAKNLALCGNFNLTNVQDIFEEITAIGQHPRAYADTFIMLEQVGHRLDREVERLYRKYEAEGLKGMEITHAIEANVDLSNVLKRCVPLWDGGFVICGLTGSGESFSVRDPWGIRPAFYYADDEIVILASERPVIQTAMNVPVGDIHELKRGEALIINKQGDWHTSQIMEPKENKACSFERIYFSRGSDRDIYRERKRLGENLVPAVLKAVDNDLNHTVFSFIPNTAEVAYFGLQEGMNEYLNKKKKEWIADRSHLLQEEELEQILSMRVRCEKVAIKDIKLRTFIAEGNSRNDLAAHVYDITYGSIVPFEDNLVVIDDSIVRGTTLRQSIIGILDRLNPKKIVVVSSSPQVRYPDYYGIDMSRMSEFIAFKAAVALLVDRGMESVLLDAYKKARRQQTVPCDTTVNYVKEIYAPFTDEEISAKMVELLTPVGTRAKVEIVYQTLEGLHAACPDHPGDWYFSGDYPTPGGARMVNEALIHYVEMEYEKLKIEK
- a CDS encoding sensor histidine kinase, with protein sequence MRIYNFIIALIICFCVSLQAQNNADNFKQQAQSSFENKDYTKARYLYIQAYKDYANEGKITQAIECGTQAASLYYRENYYQEAFDLCRQMSQIVANQEQTEQKKLYGLRFMITKERLQMYIKLRNAAQAQLQLNTLDNLAEESGNPELTEELLYTQTDYFYIFGQKKEGDAAFNKLISQYRKKKEYGKVSECYQNLIAIARKANNTSLMEQTYEKYMVWTDSVKMLTAEDKLDALQQKYDSSLQTIQEKEDRLSAKQYIIAGLCTLAAILIAALAFLAFLVMRFILLNRKLKKIIQTITEHSEQQTGFIQSISAQMEPTLDEMSKSVAGLQTAAPGQAKAIQARVDALKQFGDHIQELSLLENSLLETYEAQSFNVSSFCEKVMEQVKEDVRPGVEVTTDIPKIEIKTNAEQLQRILLHLLKNAAIYTTSGKIKLEFKKKGAHLCQFIVTDNGPGIPAEKQVAIFKPFTEIKDLADGDGLGLPICSLIASKMNGTLSIDPEYKKGSRFILVLQV